Proteins from one Caulobacter sp. 73W genomic window:
- a CDS encoding YdiY family protein, producing MRKTVIIAATLLLGTSARAQALPESLEKMIRAAAESGDPRLLETTAGLARKTHPEQIGEIDRLAAELAGQVAPEPPAPPPVAVVILPEPPTPKPSAVWKGEARAGGSLTTGNNDSVGATAGLSLARQSPLWRHEFKASGDYSKENGRVSRERYLVSHQVNRRIGGRAYALAVASWEQDRIGGFDRRFSEALGVGVSAIDLPALDLDLEGGPGWRQTWFVDGAEEETLAWRAAVKAAWRPRDGVSLTNETTTYLQDENSTLASTTALTFKLLGNLSTQASVLVKHETSPPIPLEKTDTTTRMSVVYAF from the coding sequence ATGCGCAAGACGGTGATCATCGCCGCCACCCTTCTGCTTGGGACGTCCGCGAGGGCTCAAGCCCTGCCGGAGTCCTTGGAGAAGATGATCCGGGCCGCCGCCGAAAGCGGCGATCCGCGCCTGCTGGAAACCACCGCCGGCCTCGCCCGCAAGACCCATCCCGAACAGATCGGCGAGATCGATCGCCTGGCCGCTGAACTGGCCGGGCAGGTCGCGCCCGAGCCCCCCGCGCCGCCGCCTGTGGCCGTGGTCATTCTGCCCGAGCCCCCGACGCCAAAGCCCTCGGCGGTATGGAAAGGCGAGGCGCGGGCCGGCGGCTCGCTGACCACGGGCAATAACGACAGCGTCGGCGCCACGGCGGGCCTGTCCCTGGCCCGCCAGAGCCCTCTGTGGCGCCACGAGTTCAAGGCGTCGGGCGATTATTCGAAGGAGAACGGCCGCGTCTCCCGCGAGCGTTATCTGGTCAGCCATCAGGTCAATCGCCGCATCGGCGGCCGCGCCTACGCCCTGGCTGTCGCCAGCTGGGAGCAGGACCGCATCGGCGGCTTCGACCGGCGTTTCAGCGAGGCGCTGGGTGTGGGCGTCTCGGCCATCGACCTGCCCGCCTTGGATCTGGATCTGGAGGGCGGGCCCGGTTGGCGGCAGACCTGGTTCGTGGACGGCGCGGAGGAAGAGACCCTGGCGTGGCGCGCCGCGGTGAAGGCCGCCTGGCGACCGCGCGACGGCGTCAGCCTGACCAACGAGACCACCACTTATCTGCAGGACGAGAACAGCACGCTGGCTTCGACCACGGCCCTGACCTTCAAGCTGCTTGGCAATCTGTCGACCCAGGCCTCGGTGCTGGTGAAGCACGAGACCAGTCCGCCGATCCCTCTGGAGAAGACCGACACCACCACGCGGATGAGCGTCGTCTACGCCTTCTGA
- the galE gene encoding UDP-glucose 4-epimerase GalE — protein MRTVLVTGGAGYVGSHTCLRLMQAGFTPVVYDNLSNGHRQFVRWGPLEIGDIRDVSRLNEVFARHRPVAVMHFAALIEVGESTRDPGQFFDNNVGGAITLIEAARRAGVRNMVFSSTCATFGTPRSMPMCEDHPQDPLSPYGRTKLMIEQALWDYARYLQFHAACLRYFNAAGADPQGRIGEQHEPETHAIPIAIEVAQRLRPHFTIFGDDYDTPDGTAIRDYVHVMDLAEAHVLALKRLLDGAEACAYNLGTGTGTSVRELIDGVAAVSGRPVPTLIAARREGDPPVLVGDNRKALKELGWSPQHDLPSILASAWRWHEARRQAWDDESVLSRLNPRQRARAIGIDAPRDEARPEGEERDRTSRGPGPLWAS, from the coding sequence ATGCGGACGGTCCTTGTCACAGGGGGAGCGGGCTATGTCGGCTCCCATACCTGCCTGCGTCTGATGCAGGCGGGGTTCACCCCCGTCGTCTATGACAACCTGTCGAACGGCCACCGCCAGTTCGTCCGCTGGGGGCCGCTGGAAATCGGCGACATCCGGGATGTCTCCCGCCTCAACGAGGTGTTCGCGCGCCATCGTCCGGTGGCGGTCATGCACTTCGCCGCGCTCATCGAGGTGGGGGAGTCCACCCGCGATCCCGGCCAATTCTTCGACAACAATGTCGGCGGCGCCATCACCCTGATCGAGGCGGCCCGGCGGGCGGGCGTGCGCAACATGGTGTTCTCGTCCACCTGCGCCACCTTCGGCACGCCGCGCTCCATGCCCATGTGCGAGGATCATCCGCAGGATCCGCTAAGCCCCTACGGCCGCACCAAGCTGATGATCGAGCAGGCGCTGTGGGACTATGCCCGCTACCTGCAGTTCCACGCCGCCTGCCTGCGCTATTTCAACGCCGCCGGGGCCGATCCCCAGGGGCGCATCGGCGAACAGCACGAGCCGGAAACCCACGCCATCCCCATCGCCATCGAGGTGGCGCAGAGATTGCGGCCGCACTTCACGATCTTCGGCGACGACTATGACACCCCGGACGGCACGGCCATCCGCGACTATGTCCATGTGATGGATCTGGCCGAGGCGCATGTCCTGGCGCTCAAGCGCCTGCTGGATGGGGCGGAAGCCTGCGCCTACAACCTGGGCACCGGTACGGGCACCAGCGTTCGTGAACTGATCGACGGGGTGGCGGCGGTCAGCGGCCGTCCGGTGCCGACCCTGATAGCCGCGAGGCGGGAAGGCGACCCGCCGGTCCTGGTCGGGGACAATCGCAAGGCGCTGAAGGAGCTGGGCTGGTCGCCGCAGCATGACCTGCCGTCGATCCTGGCGAGCGCCTGGCGCTGGCACGAGGCGCGGCGCCAGGCCTGGGATGATGAGAGCGTTCTCAGCCGCCTTAATCCGAGGCAGCGCGCGCGGGCTATCGGGATCGATGCGCCGCGCGACGAAGCGCGGCCTGAGGGCGAGGAACGCGATAGGACGTCGCGCGGTCCGGGACCGTTATGGGCCTCGTGA
- a CDS encoding family 16 glycosylhydrolase → MAYAKFGGALAPISAPVQTNLYSTKAVETIRGTARAEALWGGEGDILIGGDGDDAYYLQGANIRVIELPSGGVDTLVAWKNASLADYSGVENIKVIGDKLFAAGDMFDNVVQGGDGGQQLYGGYGFDYLIGGAGKDTFIVQKGGGSDVVGDFNIAEDKVRLKAGLWDFTQVQARLSQQGADAWLDLGDGEALILRGVEAGRLTAANFQLELDPTHKSIQTFGDEFSGALSIHHKTLAPEGVWRTDYQKAVNDITSYTLTGNNEQQIYTSPYFRGHAGDFAETPFVSNPDGTLSIWARPSTNPEIFGYGYTSGVITTKGGFSQTYGYFEMRADLPKAAGAWPAFWMLPADGSWPPELDIMEVLGDDTRTYTTAHSSVGGHTQSGQSNYTAATSDGMHTYGALWTPFEIVWYVDNVEVFRSATPADMNKPMYLIANLALGGWAGAVDAGALPAEMRIDYIRAYALTDETLQTSLAARAEHAQATAIVGGPGDEVYTVQSSDQIILEAEGAGRDLVQAYVSYVLPDNVEDMNLRSGADLSGTGNALNNVLIGNSGANALTGMDGGDVLEGRGGNDRLDGGAGDDILIGGAGKDTFVFKAGYGVDTIVDLEPGERIEIHDYTGYEAIQVLNSDVYVGFAPGDMIKVVGLPVAQVLAAISFV, encoded by the coding sequence GTGGCCTACGCCAAGTTCGGCGGCGCGCTCGCGCCGATCAGCGCTCCTGTGCAAACCAACCTCTACAGCACCAAGGCTGTCGAGACGATCCGAGGAACCGCAAGGGCCGAAGCCCTGTGGGGCGGCGAGGGCGACATCCTCATCGGCGGCGACGGTGACGACGCCTACTACCTGCAAGGCGCCAACATCCGCGTCATCGAACTGCCCAGCGGCGGCGTCGACACCCTGGTCGCGTGGAAGAACGCCAGCCTGGCCGATTACTCTGGCGTCGAGAACATCAAGGTCATCGGTGATAAGTTGTTCGCGGCCGGGGACATGTTCGACAACGTGGTCCAGGGCGGCGACGGCGGGCAGCAGCTCTACGGCGGATACGGCTTCGACTACCTGATCGGCGGCGCGGGCAAGGACACCTTCATCGTCCAAAAGGGCGGGGGCAGCGACGTGGTCGGCGACTTCAACATCGCGGAGGACAAGGTGCGCCTGAAGGCCGGCCTGTGGGACTTCACCCAGGTGCAGGCCCGCCTGTCGCAGCAGGGCGCGGATGCCTGGCTCGATCTGGGCGACGGCGAGGCGCTGATCCTGCGCGGCGTGGAGGCCGGCCGACTGACCGCCGCCAATTTCCAGCTGGAGCTCGACCCGACGCACAAGTCGATCCAGACCTTCGGCGACGAATTCTCCGGCGCGCTGTCGATCCATCACAAGACCCTGGCGCCGGAAGGTGTCTGGCGGACGGACTACCAGAAGGCCGTCAACGACATCACCAGCTATACCCTGACCGGCAACAACGAGCAGCAGATCTATACCTCGCCCTATTTCCGGGGACATGCGGGTGATTTCGCCGAGACGCCGTTCGTCAGCAATCCGGACGGAACCCTGTCGATCTGGGCACGGCCGTCGACCAATCCGGAGATCTTCGGCTACGGCTACACCTCCGGCGTGATCACCACCAAGGGCGGCTTCAGCCAGACCTACGGCTACTTCGAGATGCGCGCCGACCTGCCCAAGGCCGCCGGCGCCTGGCCCGCCTTTTGGATGCTGCCGGCCGACGGCTCCTGGCCGCCGGAACTCGACATCATGGAAGTGCTGGGCGACGACACCCGCACCTACACCACGGCTCACTCCAGCGTCGGCGGCCACACCCAGAGCGGCCAGTCGAACTACACCGCCGCCACCAGCGACGGCATGCATACCTACGGCGCGCTTTGGACGCCGTTCGAGATCGTCTGGTACGTCGACAACGTCGAGGTTTTCCGGTCCGCCACCCCGGCTGACATGAACAAGCCCATGTACCTGATCGCCAACCTGGCGCTGGGCGGTTGGGCCGGCGCGGTGGACGCGGGCGCCCTGCCGGCGGAGATGCGCATCGACTACATCCGCGCCTACGCCCTGACCGACGAGACGCTTCAGACCAGCTTGGCCGCGCGGGCCGAGCACGCCCAGGCGACCGCGATCGTCGGCGGCCCCGGCGACGAGGTCTATACGGTGCAGTCCTCCGACCAGATCATCCTAGAGGCGGAGGGCGCGGGCCGCGACCTGGTCCAGGCCTATGTCAGCTATGTGCTGCCGGACAATGTCGAGGACATGAACCTGCGCAGCGGCGCGGACCTGTCGGGGACCGGCAACGCCCTGAACAACGTCCTGATCGGCAACAGCGGCGCCAACGCCCTGACCGGCATGGATGGCGGCGACGTGCTGGAAGGGCGTGGCGGAAACGACCGTCTGGACGGCGGGGCGGGCGACGACATCCTGATCGGCGGCGCGGGCAAGGACACCTTCGTGTTCAAGGCCGGCTACGGCGTCGACACCATCGTCGACCTGGAGCCGGGCGAGCGGATCGAGATCCACGACTACACCGGCTACGAGGCGATCCAGGTGCTTAATTCCGACGTCTATGTCGGCTTCGCACCCGGCGACATGATCAAGGTGGTGGGTCTCCCCGTCGCTCAGGTTTTGGCCGCGATCAGCTTCGTCTGA
- a CDS encoding metallophosphoesterase family protein — MRAAAAQVAPQADHLPPWPGVDGELVYAVGDIHGRYDLLKLLLYAIVEDHRDEGADRRPLLIFCGDYIDRGPQSAEVVEALVQLQRRRDVQVNALRGNHEQAMLDFIEDPVRGAVWLAYGGAQTLVSYGVEPPAPQADTAAYLLARDALLAQMPAAHLRFLEALPLALELGDHYFVHAGVRPGVPLALQDDQDLLWIRKPFIEAKGPFEKVIVHGHSWTDDEPTLGDNRIGLDTGAYATGVLSAVRLGLGAPKVLRAGTGSPDQFE, encoded by the coding sequence ATGAGGGCCGCCGCAGCGCAGGTCGCGCCGCAGGCGGATCATCTGCCGCCCTGGCCCGGCGTGGATGGAGAGCTCGTCTATGCGGTCGGCGACATCCACGGCCGCTACGATCTGCTGAAGCTGCTGCTGTACGCCATCGTCGAGGATCATCGGGACGAGGGCGCGGATCGCCGTCCGCTGCTGATCTTCTGCGGCGACTATATCGACCGAGGCCCGCAGTCGGCCGAGGTGGTTGAGGCGCTCGTTCAGCTGCAGCGCCGGCGCGATGTTCAGGTGAACGCCCTGCGCGGCAATCACGAGCAGGCCATGCTCGACTTCATCGAGGACCCCGTGCGCGGCGCTGTCTGGCTGGCCTATGGCGGCGCCCAGACCCTGGTGTCCTACGGGGTGGAGCCGCCCGCCCCCCAGGCGGACACCGCCGCCTATCTGCTTGCGCGCGATGCGCTGCTGGCGCAGATGCCGGCTGCTCACCTGCGCTTCCTGGAGGCCCTGCCCTTGGCCCTGGAGCTTGGCGACCATTACTTCGTCCACGCGGGGGTGCGGCCGGGTGTGCCTTTGGCGCTGCAGGACGATCAGGATCTGCTGTGGATCCGCAAGCCGTTCATCGAGGCCAAGGGGCCGTTCGAGAAGGTGATCGTCCACGGCCATAGCTGGACCGACGACGAACCCACGCTCGGCGACAACCGCATCGGCCTGGATACCGGCGCCTACGCCACCGGGGTGCTGAGCGCCGTGCGGCTGGGTCTCGGCGCGCCCAAGGTGCTGCGGGCGGGGACGGGTTCGCCCGATCAGTTCGAGTAG
- a CDS encoding GMC oxidoreductase produces MASETDPARLVGKHFDVVIIGTGFGSAFFLHRLLEEPGRRVLVLEWGQRHDHQWQMEHAANSALPHQDTYRSKNSKPWNYTIGFGGGTNCWFAQTPRFHPTDFKLNSLYGVGADWPITYDDLEPYYGQAERIMSVSGDADMAAVMPRSTPFPQPPHHPTTPDRAMKAARPREHFIMPTARARIGAKGRGACCASLRCQLCPADAKFTVNNGMAEIFDDPRVTLVLGAQVWTLQADASSVSGATFQLDGKDVTVSGDLFVLGANAIQSPAILKRSAMDGPLVGKGLHESYGVYVEAMLDGMDNFDGSTITTGLNFGLYDGTFRSDYGAALVYFENRWTHGLRAERDRHRQILPLMIVTEELVNDDDRVDIDGDGVARVHYGGPSDYTRKGQDEAFKKLPKLLEPLPVEDIQFRRERPTESHLQGTLRMGTDHASSVIDADMIHHRYRNLAVVGSSSFTTCSCANPSLTVAALSLRAADRLVSRSRA; encoded by the coding sequence ATGGCCAGTGAAACCGATCCCGCGCGCCTGGTCGGGAAACACTTCGATGTCGTGATCATCGGCACCGGCTTCGGCTCGGCGTTTTTCCTGCATCGTCTGCTGGAGGAGCCAGGGCGCCGGGTGCTCGTCCTCGAATGGGGCCAGCGTCACGATCACCAGTGGCAGATGGAGCATGCGGCCAACTCCGCCTTGCCCCATCAGGACACCTACCGCTCCAAGAATTCCAAGCCCTGGAACTACACCATCGGCTTTGGCGGGGGCACCAACTGCTGGTTCGCCCAGACGCCGCGTTTTCACCCCACCGACTTCAAGCTCAACAGCCTGTATGGCGTCGGGGCCGACTGGCCGATCACCTATGATGATCTGGAGCCGTACTACGGGCAGGCCGAGAGGATCATGTCGGTTTCGGGCGACGCGGACATGGCCGCGGTCATGCCGCGGTCCACGCCGTTTCCGCAGCCGCCGCATCATCCGACCACGCCGGACCGCGCCATGAAGGCCGCCCGTCCGCGCGAGCATTTCATCATGCCCACCGCTCGAGCCCGGATCGGCGCCAAGGGGCGCGGGGCCTGCTGCGCGTCGCTTCGCTGCCAGCTTTGTCCGGCCGACGCCAAGTTCACCGTCAACAACGGCATGGCCGAGATCTTCGACGACCCGCGCGTGACCCTCGTGCTGGGCGCGCAGGTGTGGACGCTTCAGGCCGACGCATCGTCGGTGTCGGGCGCGACGTTTCAACTGGACGGCAAGGACGTGACCGTCAGCGGCGACCTTTTCGTCCTTGGCGCCAACGCCATCCAGAGTCCCGCCATCCTCAAGCGCTCGGCCATGGACGGTCCCCTGGTCGGCAAGGGTCTGCACGAAAGCTACGGCGTCTATGTGGAGGCCATGCTGGACGGCATGGACAATTTCGACGGCAGCACCATCACCACCGGCCTGAACTTCGGCCTCTATGACGGGACGTTCCGCTCCGACTATGGCGCCGCGCTCGTCTATTTCGAGAACCGCTGGACCCACGGCCTGCGCGCCGAGCGTGACCGGCATCGCCAGATCCTGCCCCTGATGATCGTGACCGAAGAACTGGTCAATGACGACGACCGGGTGGACATTGACGGCGATGGCGTCGCCCGCGTCCACTACGGCGGCCCATCCGACTACACCCGAAAGGGGCAGGACGAGGCCTTCAAGAAGCTGCCGAAGCTGCTCGAACCTCTGCCGGTGGAGGACATTCAGTTCCGGCGTGAGCGGCCGACGGAATCGCACCTGCAGGGCACGCTGCGCATGGGCACCGACCACGCATCGTCGGTGATCGACGCAGACATGATCCATCACCGCTACCGGAACCTGGCGGTGGTGGGGTCGTCCAGCTTCACCACCTGTTCCTGCGCCAATCCCAGCCTGACCGTGGCGGCCCTGTCGCTGCGCGCCGCCGATCGCCTTGTCTCGAGGAGCCGGGCATGA
- a CDS encoding sugar transferase yields MRHVESAASLSGRVDQLGGAPRLRRTRAWSRSLDPAEEAMIRAVDVLIALAALIAIAPLMLVIAGLIKSQDGGPAMFAHGRIGRGGRTFPCLKFRSMVTDAEARLQALLAQDEAARREWEADHKLRNDPRITRLGLFLRKSSLDELPQLLNVLRGEMSIVGPRPIVQGEVSRYGRWYGHYCAVRPGITGLWQVSGRNDVSYRRRVACDVMYARSKSLAVNVRIIAGTIPAVLRADGSY; encoded by the coding sequence ATGCGCCATGTAGAAAGCGCTGCGAGCCTGTCCGGACGCGTCGATCAACTCGGCGGCGCGCCGCGCCTTCGGCGCACGCGGGCCTGGAGCCGAAGCCTGGATCCCGCTGAAGAGGCGATGATCCGCGCCGTGGATGTGCTGATCGCCCTGGCGGCCCTGATTGCGATAGCCCCGCTGATGCTGGTGATCGCCGGCCTGATCAAGTCGCAGGACGGCGGGCCCGCCATGTTCGCCCACGGACGAATTGGGCGCGGCGGCCGCACGTTCCCCTGCCTGAAATTCCGCAGCATGGTCACCGACGCCGAAGCCCGGCTGCAGGCCCTGTTGGCCCAGGACGAGGCGGCTCGCCGCGAATGGGAGGCGGACCATAAGCTGCGCAACGATCCACGCATCACGCGCCTGGGTCTGTTTCTGCGCAAGTCCAGTCTGGATGAGCTGCCCCAACTGCTGAACGTCCTGCGCGGCGAGATGAGCATCGTCGGCCCGCGCCCCATCGTGCAGGGCGAGGTGTCCCGCTACGGCCGCTGGTACGGCCACTATTGCGCCGTCCGCCCGGGCATCACCGGCCTGTGGCAGGTCAGCGGCCGCAACGACGTCTCCTACCGCCGCCGCGTGGCCTGCGACGTGATGTACGCGCGCAGCAAGAGCCTCGCCGTCAATGTCCGCATCATCGCGGGCACCATTCCGGCGGTGCTGCGCGCCGACGGCTCCTATTAG
- a CDS encoding UDP-glucose/GDP-mannose dehydrogenase family protein — translation MRVAVIGSGYVGLVSGACFADFGHEVWCVDKDPAKIARLNAGDIPIFEPGLDEMVARNARSGNLRFSTDTAQAMAGAEAVFIAVGTPSRRGDGHADLTYVYEAAEEIAALIDRFTVVVTKSTVPVGTGDEIEAIIRRARPDAEFAVASNPEFLREGAAIEDFKRPDRVVVGVEDARAQQVMRELYRPLFLNETPVLFTDRRTSELTKYAANAFLAMKISFINEMADLCEKVGADVQQVARGIGLDKRIGSKFLNAGPGYGGSCFPKDTLALVRTAADAQSPLRLVETTVAVNEARKAAMAQRVVEALGGSVAGATVALLGLTFKPNTDDMRDAPSLDLAPALQAMGAKVVAYDPEGMLHARPLLPGVEMRQGAYEALEGADAAVIVTEWDRFRALDLGRVRNAMNRPVIVDLRNIYRPEDMAAEGFVYAGIGRGVLPAAAMEDAHEPV, via the coding sequence ATGCGCGTCGCAGTCATCGGCTCGGGTTATGTCGGTCTGGTCTCGGGAGCCTGCTTCGCAGACTTCGGCCACGAGGTGTGGTGTGTCGACAAGGACCCCGCCAAGATCGCGCGGCTGAACGCGGGCGACATCCCGATCTTCGAGCCGGGCCTCGACGAGATGGTCGCCCGCAACGCCCGCAGCGGGAACCTGCGATTCTCCACCGACACCGCCCAGGCCATGGCCGGCGCCGAGGCGGTGTTCATCGCCGTGGGCACCCCGTCGCGGCGCGGCGACGGTCACGCCGACCTGACCTATGTTTATGAGGCGGCCGAGGAGATCGCCGCCCTTATCGACCGCTTCACGGTGGTGGTCACCAAGTCGACCGTCCCGGTCGGCACGGGGGACGAGATCGAGGCGATCATCCGCCGCGCGCGTCCCGACGCCGAGTTCGCCGTCGCCTCCAATCCCGAGTTCCTGCGCGAGGGCGCGGCCATCGAGGACTTCAAGCGTCCGGACCGCGTGGTGGTCGGTGTGGAGGATGCGCGCGCCCAGCAGGTGATGCGCGAGCTCTACCGGCCCCTGTTTCTCAACGAGACGCCGGTGCTGTTCACCGACCGCCGCACCAGCGAGCTGACCAAGTATGCGGCCAACGCCTTCCTGGCGATGAAGATCAGCTTCATCAACGAGATGGCGGACCTCTGCGAAAAGGTCGGGGCTGACGTACAGCAGGTGGCCCGCGGCATCGGCCTGGACAAGCGCATCGGCTCAAAGTTCCTCAACGCCGGCCCCGGCTATGGCGGCTCCTGCTTCCCCAAGGACACGCTCGCCCTGGTGCGCACGGCCGCCGACGCGCAGTCGCCCCTGCGGCTGGTGGAGACCACCGTCGCGGTCAACGAGGCCCGCAAGGCGGCCATGGCCCAGCGGGTGGTCGAGGCCCTGGGCGGGTCCGTGGCGGGGGCGACGGTCGCCCTGCTCGGCCTGACCTTCAAGCCCAACACCGACGACATGCGCGACGCGCCGTCCTTGGACCTGGCGCCCGCGCTGCAGGCCATGGGCGCCAAGGTGGTCGCCTATGATCCGGAAGGCATGCTTCACGCCCGGCCGTTGTTGCCCGGGGTGGAGATGCGGCAGGGCGCCTATGAGGCGCTCGAAGGCGCCGACGCGGCGGTGATCGTCACTGAATGGGACCGTTTCCGCGCCCTGGATCTTGGCCGCGTCCGCAACGCCATGAACCGCCCGGTGATCGTCGACCTGCGCAACATCTACCGGCCGGAGGACATGGCGGCCGAGGGCTTCGTCTATGCCGGAATTGGCCGCGGCGTCCTGCCTGCGGCGGCGATGGAGGACGCGCATGAGCCCGTCTGA
- a CDS encoding glycosyltransferase family 2 protein, whose translation MSPSDAASHPPSDGVVGVIIAAYRASGTIGAAVASALAEPQVGQLIVVDDASDDGTIAAAGAADDGSGRLTILRQALNQGPASARNRALAVLTMPWMCVLDADDYLLPGRTARLLALASGHDMIADALIRTTPGKAPSQVEASHDVQPIDLARFVEGNVSRPGGERDELGFVKPLIRTAFLRQHGLAYDERLRLGEDYALYIQALAHGARMGLSGPQGYVAVTRADSLSGRHSEEDLLRLRDCDDALAAIRPLSETERRALARRRISVDQRLQWRLMINAVKARDPAAVAATFTSWPVARFLAIRLTEQLWLRTFGRLMRAPDRAALPLRSEPEARS comes from the coding sequence ATGAGCCCGTCTGACGCCGCCTCGCATCCGCCCTCGGACGGCGTCGTCGGCGTGATCATCGCCGCCTATCGCGCCAGCGGCACGATCGGCGCGGCGGTCGCCTCCGCCCTGGCCGAGCCGCAGGTGGGCCAGCTGATCGTGGTGGACGACGCCTCCGACGACGGCACCATCGCCGCCGCTGGGGCCGCAGACGACGGCTCTGGTCGTCTCACCATCCTGCGTCAGGCGCTGAACCAGGGGCCGGCCAGCGCGCGCAACCGCGCCCTGGCGGTGCTGACCATGCCATGGATGTGCGTTCTGGACGCCGACGACTATCTCCTGCCCGGCCGCACGGCGCGCCTGCTGGCGCTGGCGAGCGGTCACGACATGATCGCCGACGCGCTCATCCGCACCACGCCGGGCAAGGCGCCGTCACAGGTCGAGGCGTCGCATGATGTGCAGCCGATCGACCTGGCGCGCTTCGTCGAGGGCAATGTCAGCCGCCCGGGCGGCGAGCGTGACGAGCTAGGCTTCGTCAAGCCGCTGATCCGCACGGCCTTCCTGCGCCAGCATGGCCTGGCCTATGACGAGCGGCTGCGGCTGGGCGAGGATTACGCCCTCTATATCCAGGCCCTCGCCCACGGCGCGCGGATGGGCCTAAGCGGGCCGCAGGGCTATGTGGCGGTCACCCGTGCTGACAGCCTGAGCGGACGTCACTCCGAAGAGGACCTTCTGCGGCTGCGCGACTGTGATGACGCCCTGGCCGCCATCCGCCCCCTGAGCGAGACCGAGCGCCGAGCCCTGGCGCGCCGCCGCATCAGCGTCGATCAGCGCCTGCAGTGGCGCTTGATGATCAATGCGGTGAAGGCGCGCGATCCGGCGGCTGTGGCCGCCACCTTCACCTCCTGGCCGGTCGCCCGATTCCTGGCGATCCGCCTGACCGAGCAGCTTTGGCTGCGCACCTTCGGCCGCCTGATGCGCGCGCCGGACCGCGCCGCCCTTCCCCTTCGTTCCGAGCCCGAGGCGAGATCCTAG